One window from the genome of Enterobacteriaceae bacterium Kacie_13 encodes:
- a CDS encoding DUF340 domain-containing protein, producing the protein MYSGLLIILLPLIVGYLIPVKNRSLLNIVNQMLSWMVYVILFIMGISLAFLDNLSTNLLLIFKYAAVCFLCIFVMNYAALWLLERRRPWKTQFKQEKLPSRLHMALESLKLCGVVIGGFALGLTEWHWLTFASQASEIALLFLLALVGIQLRNSSMTLRQIILNRRGIIVALVVALSALIGGAVAAMLLGLPLKTGLALASGYGWYSLSGIVLTDSFGPVIGSAAFFNDLARELCAIMLIPTLVRSSRSTALGLCGATSMDFTLPVLQRSGGLDMVPPAVVHGFVLSLLSPVLMAFFSA; encoded by the coding sequence ATGTATTCCGGCCTGTTGATTATTCTTTTGCCGCTGATCGTCGGTTACCTTATTCCGGTCAAAAACCGGTCGTTGCTAAACATCGTTAACCAGATGCTGAGCTGGATGGTGTACGTCATCCTGTTCATTATGGGCATCAGCCTGGCCTTCCTCGATAACCTGAGTACTAATTTACTGCTGATTTTCAAATACGCCGCCGTCTGTTTCTTGTGTATTTTTGTGATGAACTACGCCGCGCTGTGGCTGCTCGAACGCCGCCGCCCCTGGAAAACCCAGTTTAAACAGGAAAAATTACCGTCGCGTTTACACATGGCGCTTGAGTCACTTAAATTGTGCGGCGTAGTGATTGGCGGCTTCGCACTCGGTCTGACCGAATGGCACTGGCTGACGTTCGCCTCACAGGCCAGCGAAATAGCGCTGCTGTTCCTGCTGGCGCTGGTGGGCATTCAGCTGCGCAACAGCAGTATGACGTTGCGCCAGATCATTTTGAATCGTCGCGGCATCATCGTCGCATTGGTGGTGGCATTAAGCGCACTGATCGGCGGGGCTGTAGCCGCAATGCTGCTCGGCCTGCCGCTGAAAACCGGACTGGCACTGGCCTCCGGTTACGGCTGGTATTCCCTTTCCGGTATTGTACTGACTGACTCGTTCGGGCCGGTCATCGGTAGCGCCGCGTTCTTCAACGATCTGGCGCGCGAACTCTGCGCCATCATGCTGATCCCGACCTTAGTACGCAGCAGCCGTTCCACCGCGCTCGGCCTGTGCGGCGCGACGTCGATGGACTTCACGCTGCCGGTCTTACAGCGCAGCGGCGGGCTGGACATGGTACCGCCAGCTGTCGTTCACGGCTTCGTGCTTAGCCTGTTGTCACCGGTACTGATGGCTTTTTTCTCCGCCTGA